In Apis cerana isolate GH-2021 linkage group LG5, AcerK_1.0, whole genome shotgun sequence, a single genomic region encodes these proteins:
- the LOC108003323 gene encoding uncharacterized protein LOC108003323, giving the protein MAVTRLRKYACFIFYIIIMINANKCYTQSQYMDDSDYKDLKFYEDMPINYIENFDKDHMDMIQDDFYILSNFEDANLQNNLYFHKNNLQIPFETNDDSFKKKSSIEHLEWYKPEKIYRYTKHRIPGYDYEELDYMITKNFQQCDERSIWTHCLCQFTCSEPNIVDCYIPCKSGCECKEEYVFDEKTQQCLLPEQCFPKEDNFYIT; this is encoded by the exons ATGGCAGTGACtagattaagaaaatatgcttgtttcattttttatattataataatgataaatgctAATAAGTGTTACACACAATCgc aatatatggATGATTCtgattataaagatttaaaattttatgaagatatgccaattaattatattgaaaacttTGATAAAGATCATATGGATATGATTCaagatgatttttatattttgagcaATTTTGAAGATGCAAACTTACAAAACAATCTttactttcataaaaataatcttcaaatACCATTTGAAACTAACGATGattcgttcaaaaaaaaatcatcaattgaACACTTAGAATGGTATAAacctgaaaaaatatatcgatatacaaAACATCGAATTCCTGGATACGATTATGAAGAACTTGATTATatgattacaaaaaattttcaacaatgtgATGAAAGATCCATTTGGACCCATTGCCTTTGTCAATTTACTTGTTCTGAACCAAATATAGTAGATTGTTATATACCATGTAAAAGTGGATGCGAATGCAAAGAAGAATatgtttttgatgaaaaaacaCAACAATGTTTGTTACCAGAACAGTGTTTTCcaaaagaagataatttttatatcacataa
- the LOC108003350 gene encoding RB-associated KRAB zinc finger protein-like produces the protein MAVSNKWENACRLCSEEKNEMLSIFGNEGVQRKVAQKLRACLPVLVYKTDPLPKQICQFCAARLDDVYEFREYCLSVYKSMYLKLLAYKDIESVQIYLEAMKNSPDPCQSQLWREKARAPPPLVPLPVSLPIESPSMSIDINQEHQNSCMESLPELPCEVEIKEMTTESILETDISAYESSHKNCIENELYDKLNIIVNHNTNLLKNENNISRQKIKEEEKRTSILEQVLTGSLTMNDRKDLNSETKLSSKWWCTPCNSYYKTKESLMKHMQLHCPRKYNCRKCSACFELVEDLAKHEATNHLKVTLDFDRSVIDCDQCDRQFVSWEMLKKHRLRDHLTQINEIGTNTWCSLCNRFFPSTEAYQSHIQLHEVSNSTKTLQLTNQQSMKILKNEESSKEVKREHFTDTTKSLTCPTCGKICTQQSALSNHMRTHEPKRHKCDICGRSFGLFIRLAAHRMSEHSQEPTVSLVMTSVEQEEALNAEREAKEAKEARTRAKTRTYSEMEDIPNHEDLPSKRNVPLNTNAFKNVARCGICLQWFSDHTTMLTHLRTHSDNYTCKNFTCHICKKSFKEKWQLFRHEVSHKRNESTSMYICTVCNKSFVDKNIYKTHQKSHIIDKTYHCSKCNKIFFKEVSLLTHQCSAETVLSKKGVSSKTSQKSMSVSNSKKYKCTKCNASFSSFQSKNSHMRIHMESSYTMVRKQDLKKESKKEEKEEEEEEEEEEEEEAMPKLIPETSLEYSISPIEPKIEINEESAPPPIKRTLIKTMGGYRCGVCQSPFVLRELAVAHLRSAHPLMPYQCPYCKKRFTTQYTFTHHIKTDHPDEHEN, from the exons atggcTGTGTCTAACAAGTGGGAGAATGCTTGTAGATTATGTtcagaagagaaaaatgaaatgttatcAATTTTTGGTAATGAAGGTGTACAACGTAAAGTAGCACAAAAATTACGTGCTTGTCTGCCAGTCTTAGTATACAAAACCGATCCACTGCCAAAGCAAATATGTCAGTTCTGTGCCGCAAGGTTGGATGATGTTTATGAATTTAGAGAATATTGTTTGAGTGTTTACAAAAGTatgtatttgaaattgttaGCATATAAGGATATTGAATctgttcaaatttatttagaagcaATGAAAAATTCTCCTGATCCTTGTCag tCTCAATTATGGAGAGAAAAGGCTAGAGCACCACCACCTTTGGTACCTTTGCCAGTTTCACTGCCAATTGAAAGTCCATCAATGTCAATAGATATTAATCAAGAGCATCAAAATAGTTGCATGGAATCATTACCTGAATTACCATGTGAagtagaaattaaagaaatgacTACAGAATCAATATTAGAAACAGATATTAGTGCATATGAATCATcacataaaaattgtatagaaaatgagttatatgataaattaaatataatagtaaatcataatacaaatttattaaaaaatgaaaataatatctcaagacaaaaaataaaggaggaagaaaaaagaactagTATTTTAGAACAAGTACTGACAGGTAGTTTAACAATGAATGACAGAAAAGATTTAAACtcagaaacaaaattatcatcTAAATGGTGGTGTACTCCTTGCAATAGTTATTATAA aacaaAAGAAAGCTTAATGAAACATATGCAGTTACACTGtccaagaaaatataattgtagaaaatgtTCTGCTTGCTTTGAATTGGTAGAAGACTTAGCTAAACATGAAGCTACTAATCATTTGAAAGTAACGTTAGACTTTGATAGAAGTGTTATAGATTGTGATCAATGTGATAGACAATTTGTGAGTTGGGAAATGTTAAAGAAACACAGATTACGTGATCATTTAactcaaataaatgaaattgggACCAATACATGGTGCTCCTTATGCAATAg atttttcccAAGTACAGAAGCTTATCAAAGTCACATTCAATTGCATGAAGTCAGTAATTCAACAAAAACATTGCAATTAACGAATCAGCaatcaatgaaaattctcaaaaacGAGGAATCTTCAAAAGAAGTGAAAAGAGAGCATTTTACAGATACCACTAAATCACTTACATGTCCTACTTGtggaaaa ATTTGTACTCAACAAAGTGCATTATCAAATCACATGCGTACTCACGAACCAAAAAGACACAAATGTGATATATGCGGTCGATCTTTTGGACTTTTTATACGTTTAGCAGCACATAGAATGAGTGAACATAGTCAAGAACCTACAGTGTCACTTGTAATGACCAGTGTTGAACAAGAAGAAGCATTAAATGCTGAAAGAGAAGCTAAAGAAGCAAAAGAAGCCAGAACTCGTGCAAAAACTAGAACATATTCAGAg atgGAAGATATTCCTAATCATGAAGATTTACCATCGAAAAGAAATGTTCCATTAAATACTAatgcatttaaaaatgttgCAAGATGTGGTATTTGTTTACAATGGTTCAGTGATCATACTACAATGTTAACGCATTTACGAACACATTCAGACAATTAtacttgtaaaaatttcacttgtcacatatgtaaaaaatctttcaaagaaAAGTGGCAATTATTTAGACATGAG gTATCTCATAAACGAAATGAATCAACATCAATGTACATATGCACAGTATGTAACAAATCATTTGtagacaaaaatatatacaaaacacATCAAAAATCTCACATTATTGATAAAACATATCATTGTTCaaaatgtaacaaaatatttttcaaagaagtaTCTCTATTAACACATCAATGTTCGGCAGAAACTGTGCTCAGTAAAAAAGGTGTTTCCTCAAAGACTTCACAAAAATCTATGTCAGTTAGTAAcagcaaaaaatataaatgtaccAAATGCAATGCCTCTTTCAGTAGTTTTCAATCTAAAAACTCTCATATGAGAATACATATGGAAAGTTCATATACAATG GTGCGAAAACAAGACTTAAAGAAAGagtcaaaaaaagaagaaaaagaagaagaagaagaagaagaagaagaagaagaagaagaagctatGCCAAAATTAATTCCTGAAACATCATTGGAATATTCCATATCTCCTATTGAaccgaaaatagaaataaatgaagaaagtGCACCACCTCCGATTAAACGAACCTTAATCAAGACAATGGGCGg gTATCGATGCGGAGTATGTCAATCTCCATTTGTTTTACGAGAATTAGCTGTTGCACATTTAAGATCTGCACATCCTTTGATGCCATATCAATGTCCTTATTGTAAAAAACGATTTACTACCCAATATACATTCACGCATCATATTAAAACAGATCATCCTGACGAACACGAGAATTGA
- the LOC107993424 gene encoding uncharacterized protein LOC107993424, whose translation MIANRFSLIVTLVFVVLLSTIHSGEAIICYQCNSEYDPRCGDPFDPYSLGTVNCSFQPRLEHLSHLEPTLCRKISQRVYGKIRVVRGCGYITDQRDNADCLMRSGTHDVHATYCACTGDLCNSAESHTPSFLLPLTPLLTVILTMPSLFLSYPFALPLTSPHFSIA comes from the exons ATGATTGCAAATCGTTTCTCGCTGATCGTCACCCTCGTCTTCGTGGTACTGCTGTCGACTATTCATTCCG GAGAAGCAATAATATGTTACCAATGCAACAGCGAATACGATCCAAGGTGCGGCGATCCATTCGATCCGTACAGTCTTGGAACCGTGAACTGCAGTTTTCAACCACGCTTGGAACATCTAAGTCATTTGGAGCCTACTCTTTGTCGAAAAATCAGCCAAAGAg TGTATGGCAAGATCAGAGTTGTCAGAGGTTGCGGATACATTACGGACCAGAGAGACAATGCCGATTGCCTGATGAGATCAGGCACTCACGACGTTCACGCAACTTATTGCGCATGCACCGGTGATCTCTGTAACTCGGCCGAAAGCCATACACCGTCCTTCTTACTGCCGTTAACGCCTCTGTTGACGGTTATTTTGACGATGCCGAGTTTATTCCTTTCATACCCGTTCGCATTACCCTTGACCTCGCCGCACTTCTCCATAGCCTAA
- the LOC108003349 gene encoding protein germ cell-less isoform X2, protein MGNYVSKIASMSNNAMHSMYRGRKRKCIEEDDFDSESDYIDRTLQTPKKRKLLTTAQYIYKTLFQEEKGSDITVLMLGKAWRLHKVYISQSPYFASMFSGSWREANETVISVEIADPNITLDSLLTVFGSFYQDEVSLEPKDVISILATSTLFQLQGLIDQCTDIMVETTNIKTVVPYYNAAVSYGVPVVKTAAKRWLEVNLLGYGWLHPTFLKEITPDLMAELIASPDLIAMQTEFCIYMMLRVWLFVHVHNKEETLQIDEYFRNHKWTKPFLTTEEGKEFAAPFKALRMKYLLLHDQDVKILYSDNLIPHEWLHNAYKEQWLHLLRIDANKDRGVSLISLDEQRQVKHIQSSGMLRLSLHKNEEKQVMSLDKQLTYPLYISVNMQVVTPFVSTEEEKSADIVIFSDT, encoded by the exons ATGGGAAATTACGTGAGCAAAATTGCATCGATGTCAAACAATGCGATGCATTCCATGTATCGCGGTCGTAAACGAAAATGTATCGAGGAAGATGATTTTGATTCTGAATCGGATTACATCGATCGCACTCTTCAAACGCCAAAAAA AAGGAAATTATTGACAACAGcacaatacatttataaaacattattccaagaagaaaaaggaagtgaCATAACTGTACTAATGTTAGGAAAAGCATGGAGATTACATAAAGTTTATATCAGCCAA agtCCATATTTTGCAAGTATGTTTTCAGGATCTTGGAGGGAAGCAAATGAGACAGTTATAAGCGTAGAAATTGCTGATCCTAACATTACATtagatt ctCTTTTGACAGTTTTTGGTTCTTTTTATCAAGATGAAGTTAGTTTAGAACCAAAAGATGTCATATCAATTTTGGCTACCTCCACCTTATTTCAATTGCAAGGATTAATTGACCAGTGTACGGATATTATGGTAGAGACAACAAATATAAAGACAGTTGTTCCTTATTATAATGCTGCTGTATCTTATGGTGTACCAGTGGTAAAAACAGCAGCAAAACGATGGTTAGAAGTTAATCTTTTGGGATATGGATGGTTACATCcaacttttttaaaagaaattacaccTGATTTAATGGCTGAATTAATTGCCAGTCCAGATTTAATTGCTATGCAAACagaattttgcatatatatgaTGTTACGAGTATG gtTATTTGTTCATGTACACAATAAAGAGGAAACGCTTCaaattgatgaatattttagaaatcataAATGGACAAAACCATTTCTTACAACAGAAGAAGGCAAAGAATTTGCAGCTCCTTTTAAAGCATTaagaatgaaatatcttttgttaCATGATcaagatgtaaaaattttatatagtgaCAATTTAATACCACATGAGTGGTTGCACAATGCATACAAAGAACAATGGttacatttattaagaatagatGCGAATAAAGATCGAGG agtAAGTCTAATTTCATTAGATGAACAACGTCAAGTAAAACATATTCAGAGTTCAGGTATGCTTAGGTTATCACTCCATAAGAATGAAGaa AAACAGGTAATGTCTTTGGATAAACAACTCACTTATCCTTTGTATATATCAGTCAACATGCAAGTAGTTACTCCATTTGTATcaacagaagaagaaaaatcagcTGATATAGTAATATTCTCGGATACTTAg
- the LOC108003349 gene encoding protein germ cell-less isoform X1 gives MGNYVSKIASMSNNAMHSMYRGRKRKCIEEDDFDSESDYIDRTLQTPKKRKLLTTAQYIYKTLFQEEKGSDITVLMLGKAWRLHKVYISQSPYFASMFSGSWREANETVISVEIADPNITLDSLLTVFGSFYQDEVSLEPKDVISILATSTLFQLQGLIDQCTDIMVETTNIKTVVPYYNAAVSYGVPVVKTAAKRWLEVNLLGYGWLHPTFLKEITPDLMAELIASPDLIAMQTEFCIYMMLRVWLFVHVHNKEETLQIDEYFRNHKWTKPFLTTEEGKEFAAPFKALRMKYLLLHDQDVKILYSDNLIPHEWLHNAYKEQWLHLLRIDANKDRGPKQMSEEEFARECFRCGRCIEKAGEHIWRWTAFHFGLDLVVCLDSTTLRIKRNHRLDTDHIKANHSKHNIILKVSLISLDEQRQVKHIQSSGMLRLSLHKNEEKQVMSLDKQLTYPLYISVNMQVVTPFVSTEEEKSADIVIFSDT, from the exons ATGGGAAATTACGTGAGCAAAATTGCATCGATGTCAAACAATGCGATGCATTCCATGTATCGCGGTCGTAAACGAAAATGTATCGAGGAAGATGATTTTGATTCTGAATCGGATTACATCGATCGCACTCTTCAAACGCCAAAAAA AAGGAAATTATTGACAACAGcacaatacatttataaaacattattccaagaagaaaaaggaagtgaCATAACTGTACTAATGTTAGGAAAAGCATGGAGATTACATAAAGTTTATATCAGCCAA agtCCATATTTTGCAAGTATGTTTTCAGGATCTTGGAGGGAAGCAAATGAGACAGTTATAAGCGTAGAAATTGCTGATCCTAACATTACATtagatt ctCTTTTGACAGTTTTTGGTTCTTTTTATCAAGATGAAGTTAGTTTAGAACCAAAAGATGTCATATCAATTTTGGCTACCTCCACCTTATTTCAATTGCAAGGATTAATTGACCAGTGTACGGATATTATGGTAGAGACAACAAATATAAAGACAGTTGTTCCTTATTATAATGCTGCTGTATCTTATGGTGTACCAGTGGTAAAAACAGCAGCAAAACGATGGTTAGAAGTTAATCTTTTGGGATATGGATGGTTACATCcaacttttttaaaagaaattacaccTGATTTAATGGCTGAATTAATTGCCAGTCCAGATTTAATTGCTATGCAAACagaattttgcatatatatgaTGTTACGAGTATG gtTATTTGTTCATGTACACAATAAAGAGGAAACGCTTCaaattgatgaatattttagaaatcataAATGGACAAAACCATTTCTTACAACAGAAGAAGGCAAAGAATTTGCAGCTCCTTTTAAAGCATTaagaatgaaatatcttttgttaCATGATcaagatgtaaaaattttatatagtgaCAATTTAATACCACATGAGTGGTTGCACAATGCATACAAAGAACAATGGttacatttattaagaatagatGCGAATAAAGATCGAGG accAAAACAGATGAGTGAAGAAGAATTCGCTCGTGAATGTTTCCGTTGTGGAAGGTGCATCGAAAAAGCTGGTGAACATATTTGGAGATGGACAGCATTTCATTTTGGTTTAGATTTGGTGGTGTGCTTAGATAGTACtactttaagaattaaaaggaATCACAGATTAGATACAGATCACATAAAAGCAAATCATAgcaaacataatataattctgaA agtAAGTCTAATTTCATTAGATGAACAACGTCAAGTAAAACATATTCAGAGTTCAGGTATGCTTAGGTTATCACTCCATAAGAATGAAGaa AAACAGGTAATGTCTTTGGATAAACAACTCACTTATCCTTTGTATATATCAGTCAACATGCAAGTAGTTACTCCATTTGTATcaacagaagaagaaaaatcagcTGATATAGTAATATTCTCGGATACTTAg